The following proteins come from a genomic window of Candidatus Zixiibacteriota bacterium:
- a CDS encoding oligopeptide/dipeptide ABC transporter ATP-binding protein — protein MKAVDGIDFSVPWKQTLALVGESGCGKSTTAKLVLRLIEPTAGAIFFRGRNLLGLEGRELLGVRREMQIIFQDTFASLNPRKRVREILGQPLRDHGLAAGNLDEKVSEMLERVGLSPPSIYLDRYPHELSGGQRQRVGIGRALTVQPRLIVADEAVSALDVSVKAQILALMKNLQRQLGLSFLFITHDLAVVRSLAHEVAVMYLGLIVERGPVRAVFSNPLHPYTRALLSATPVPNPKLARQKERMLLKGDVPSPVDPPAGCRFHTRCPFVMSRCREEKPELREKGDGVAVACFLHE, from the coding sequence GTGAAGGCGGTCGACGGAATCGATTTCTCGGTCCCCTGGAAGCAGACCCTGGCGCTCGTGGGCGAAAGCGGCTGTGGAAAGTCGACGACCGCAAAGCTCGTCCTGAGACTGATCGAGCCCACTGCCGGAGCCATCTTCTTTCGCGGGCGAAACCTGCTGGGGCTCGAAGGCCGGGAGCTGCTGGGCGTCCGGCGGGAGATGCAAATTATTTTTCAAGACACCTTCGCGTCCCTGAACCCGAGGAAAAGAGTCCGGGAGATTCTCGGCCAGCCTCTTCGCGACCACGGGCTGGCGGCGGGGAACCTCGACGAAAAGGTCTCCGAAATGCTCGAGCGGGTCGGCCTCTCTCCGCCTTCCATCTATCTTGACCGCTATCCCCACGAGCTGAGCGGGGGGCAGAGGCAGCGGGTTGGGATCGGCAGGGCGCTCACGGTGCAACCTCGGCTCATCGTGGCCGACGAGGCCGTTTCCGCCCTGGACGTGTCGGTCAAGGCGCAGATCCTGGCGCTCATGAAAAACCTTCAGCGCCAGCTCGGCCTCTCCTTTCTTTTCATCACGCACGACCTCGCCGTGGTTCGTTCCTTGGCGCACGAGGTTGCCGTCATGTACCTCGGGTTGATCGTCGAGAGGGGACCGGTGCGGGCGGTCTTCTCGAACCCGTTGCATCCCTATACCCGGGCCCTGCTGTCGGCCACTCCCGTCCCCAATCCGAAGCTGGCGCGACAGAAGGAACGCATGCTGCTCAAGGGCGACGTCCCCTCGCCGGTGGATCCGCCAGCGGGATGCCGCTTCCATACCCGTTGTCCCTTCGTGATGAGCCGCTGCAGGGAAGAGAAGCCGGAATTGAGAGAAAAAGGGGACGGCGTGGCGGTTGCTTGTTTCCTGCACGAATGA